In the genome of Methylococcus sp. EFPC2, the window ACACCCAGATCGCCCGTGGCGTGCAGGCTGATGGAAGCGAAAGCGCCGGTGTTGAAAAGGACCAGCAGATTGCCCAACAGCAAGCCGAAATTGAGCAGGAAGAATTGCACGCCGGTCAGGGCACTGGCGCCGTTCCGGGCTTTGTTCAGGCTGTCGTGGGTGAGCGGTGCCCAGGCGGCGCGGGCGTTCTTGTCGGCGGATGTCATGCGTCGGAGCGATAAGGAATGGAGGCTGGATGGCCCAGTCCATTGCAGCTCCCGTGCCGGGCGCGCGGACATCGCTTTACTTCATGAATTTCAAATACTTAAGGGCATGAACCCCGTGTCGGGGCCAGGGATCGAGGCGGGAACCATCACCAAATATCATGACTTCGCGATATTTCGTGACAGTGTCGCCGCCCGCCTAGCCCGTTGCGATCAATGCCGTCCATCCCGCAAAGCCCGGGCGATCCGCGTCCGCGCGGGCTCGCTCAGTTTCAAGGAAGCATTCCCGAGTATCCGGGTTTCCAGTTCCGCCGTGGCCCGGTGCAGCCAGCGCATCTGCGCGGCGAAACTCCGGCAGCCGTCGCACATCATCAGATGCAGGCGCAAGGCGATCCGCTCCCGCAACGACAAGGGGGTGTCCAGCCTCCGCGACAGCAGCAGGCTGGTTTCACGACAATTCATCATCGATCGAGCTCCCGTTCGTTCGGTTCGCCGAAGCCGTTATGTTCCAGGCACAGCCTCAGGCTCATGCGCGCCCGATAAAGCACCACACCCGCGTTAGTCGCCGAAATACCCAACGCCTTACAAATCTCCTCATTGCTGTCGCCGTTCAACTCCCGCAGCACGAACAACTGGCGCTGTCTGGGTACCAGACGCTCGACACAGCGCTGCAAAACCTCCCAGAATCGGGCATTTTCCAGGGACTTGGCCGGGTCGCTCCAGGCGGCCGGCTTGCTCACCCAGTGCCCTTCGGCGGCGAAAAAATCCCCTGCCCCGGAGTCTTCGTCGGCCGGATCGCCATCTGCGGCGTCGGAGTAAGGTATTTCCCGGTATTGGCGGCGCAGCTGATCGAACAGCTTGTGCTTGAGTATGCCGGTCAGCCAGGTGCGCTCCGAGGCGCGGCCGTCGTAACCCTCCCGGCCCTTGAGCGCCGCCAGCAGGGTTTCCTGCACCAGGTCCTCGGCCAGGGCAACGTCCTGCACCCGCACCAGGGCATAGCGGTAGAGATAATCGCCGTAGGCGTCCAGCCAGGTCTCGGGGGCGGTGCTTACTCGGTCGTCCGGCGGTATGGCGGAGGGTGGCATGCGGAATCTCGGGTAAATTGACGGGGCTGAGGGAAGAGCCTTGTAAGAAAGACCTCCGCTGTGCGACAAAGCGAGGAGTCCTAGGGCTCGGGCCGGCGAGGCCGGTTCATCTACGGCTATATCATAACCACTTAGAGAGGTAGTTCATCATGAAGCAAGCTCCTTACCGCTCCGGCCTGTTGCTGGCCACCGCCGCCGCCGCCCTGTTCGCCAACGGCACGACGCTGGCCGCGGAAAAAGACGGAGCCCAGGAAGCCAAGGTCCAATGCGCCGGCATCAATGCCTGCAAGGGCCAGTCGGCTTGCAGCACCGCCAGCAATGCCTGTTCCGGACAAAACGCCTGCAAGGGCCAGGGCTGGCTGTACGCCGCCAACAAGGCCGAATGCGAGGCCAAGGGCGGCAAGGTCATCTCCAAGTAAGCTCCAGCGCGGAGCCGGCAAACGCCGGCTCCGCCATCCCACGAAGAATTCATCCATGCTGCAACACCGCGAGCGTCCTTACCTGGGCTACGGCTTGGGGCTGCGCAAAGAACATTACGAAACCATATTGGCGGAAAAACCGCCTCTGGAGTGGTTCGAGATCATCACCGAAAACTATCTGGTGGATGGCGGCAAGCCGCTGCATTACCTGGAGCGCATCCGCGCGCACTACCCCATCGTCATGCACGGGGTCTCATTGTCCATCGGCGGTACGGACCCGTTGGACTTCGGCTACCTGGCCAAGGTCAAAGCCCTGGCGAAAGACATCGAAGCGGCCTGGATCTCCGACCATGTGTGCTGGACCGGCGTGAACGGCATCAACCTGCACGACCTGCTCCCGCTGCCTTATACCGAGGAAACGCTGCGCCACGTCTGCGAGCGCATCGCCCGAGTCCAGGATTTCCTCGGCCGGCGCATCCTCATGGAAAATCCGTCCAGCTATCTGAGCTTCGGCCACTCGGAAATGAGCGAATGGGAATTCATCGCCGCCATGGCGGAACGCGCCGATTGCCTGCTGCTGCTGGACGTCAACAATATCTACGTCAGCGCCCGCAATCACGGCTTCGATGCCGGGCAATACCTTGCCCGGATACCCGCCGAACGCGTCTGGCAAATCCATCTGGCCGGCCATTCCGACTACGGCGATCTGGTCATCGACACCCACGACCATCCGGTGGCGGACCCGGTGTGGGCCTTGTACGAGGAAGCGATACGCCATTGCGGACCGGTTTCCACCATGATAGAGCGCGACGACGCCATCCCGCCCCTGGCGGACTTGCTGGACGAACTGCAACTGGCGCGCGACGCCGCCGGTCGGGCATTGCAGGATCGCGGCCGCAAACACGCCGAAACGCTCGGGACCCCGGAAGACTTATGGGCTTGAAAAACGAAGTACCCTTGGCCGAACTGCAGCGGCGCTTCCAGGCCGCCGTCCTGAGCGGCGAGCCGGGCGCACCCGGCTTCGTGGCCGCCGAGACGCCCGAGGCGGCGGAGCAGCGTTTTCGCGTTTATCACGACGCCTACCGGCTCCGCCTGGCCGAAGCCCTGGGCGCGGACTACCCGGCCCTTCGCGCCGTCATGGGTGCCGGGGCTTTCGCCGAGCTGGCTTACGCCTACGCGGAAACCGTGCCGTCGAGGCATTATTCCATCCGCTGGGCGGGGGCGAGCCTCGCCGAACGGCTGTCCGGTCATCCGGGCCTGGCCGACCTGGCGCGCTTCGAATGGGCACTGAGCCTGGCTTTCGACGCGGCCGACGCGAGCCCGCTGGAGGTGGCCGCGCTCAGCGCCGTCCCACTGGAGCACTGGCCCGACTTGCGGCTGCACTTTCATGCGTCCCTGCAAATTTTTGAATTGCGCCACGACGTGGCGCCGCTGTGGCGGGCCGCCACGGACGACGCAGCCCTGCCCGAAATGCCGGCCGAAGAAAATCCGCGCCCCTGGCTGGTATGGCGCCGGGGGCTGAGCGTTTATTACCGTGTCCTGGACGACAACGAAGGCTGGGCATTGCAAACCGCCAGCAAGGGCGCGAGTTTCGCCGACTGGTGCGAAGAACTGAGCCTGCGCCTGGACGGCGGCGCCGACGCCGCCACCGTGGCCGCAAGCCTGCTTCGACGCTGGGTGGACGACGAATTGGTCGTCGCTTACGAGTGTGGGAGCGGGTTTTCAGCCGCGCCGGATTGAACAAGCGCTAGCCGACTTCTTCCGGAAGAAAGCCGCCGGCCTGCATGGTCCACAAACGATGATAATGCCCTTTGCGGGCCAGCAGCGCGTCATGGCCGCCGTCCTCCACGATGCGTCCGCCGTCGAATACCAGGATGCGATCCAGGTGCGCGATGGTGGACAGGCGGTGGGCGATGGCGATGACGGTTTTCTTGCCCATGGCCAGCTCCAGGTTTTCCTGTATGGTTTTTTCGGTCAGCGAATCCAGGCTGGACGTCGCCTCGTCCAGGATCAGGATGGGCGCGTCCTTGAGCATCACCCGGGCGATGGCGATGCGCTGGCGCTGTCCGCCGGAAAGTTTCACGCCGCGCTCGCCGACCAGGGCGGCATACCCTTCGGGCATGGCCTGTATGAAGTCGTCGGCATGCGCGAGACGGGCGGCCGCGCGGATTTCCTCCTGACTTGCTCCCCGCTTGCCATAGCCGATGTTTTCGCCCAGGCTGCGGTGGAACAGGCTGGGATCCTGAGGAATCAGGCTGACCTGTTCGTGCAGGGAATCCTGCGTGACGCTCGCGATGTCGGTTCCATCGATCAGGATTTCGCCGCCCTGCGGCTCGATGTTGCGCAATAGCAGGCTGACGAAAGTGGATTTGCCCGACCCGGAATAACCGACCAGACCGACGCGCTGACCGGGCTCGATGATCGCGTTCAAGCCGTCGAACACCGGGTGGTCGGAATCGTAGCCGAAGCGCACCTCGCGGAATTCGATGCGCCCCTGCTTCACGGCCAGTTCGCCGGCGCCCGGCGCATCGACGATCTCGTGCGGCCGGACGATGGTGTCCACGCCGTTGGCGACGTTGCCCAGATATTCGA includes:
- a CDS encoding DNA-binding domain-containing protein, which codes for MGLKNEVPLAELQRRFQAAVLSGEPGAPGFVAAETPEAAEQRFRVYHDAYRLRLAEALGADYPALRAVMGAGAFAELAYAYAETVPSRHYSIRWAGASLAERLSGHPGLADLARFEWALSLAFDAADASPLEVAALSAVPLEHWPDLRLHFHASLQIFELRHDVAPLWRAATDDAALPEMPAEENPRPWLVWRRGLSVYYRVLDDNEGWALQTASKGASFADWCEELSLRLDGGADAATVAASLLRRWVDDELVVAYECGSGFSAAPD
- a CDS encoding sigma-70 family RNA polymerase sigma factor gives rise to the protein MPPSAIPPDDRVSTAPETWLDAYGDYLYRYALVRVQDVALAEDLVQETLLAALKGREGYDGRASERTWLTGILKHKLFDQLRRQYREIPYSDAADGDPADEDSGAGDFFAAEGHWVSKPAAWSDPAKSLENARFWEVLQRCVERLVPRQRQLFVLRELNGDSNEEICKALGISATNAGVVLYRARMSLRLCLEHNGFGEPNERELDR
- a CDS encoding DUF692 domain-containing protein, with protein sequence MLQHRERPYLGYGLGLRKEHYETILAEKPPLEWFEIITENYLVDGGKPLHYLERIRAHYPIVMHGVSLSIGGTDPLDFGYLAKVKALAKDIEAAWISDHVCWTGVNGINLHDLLPLPYTEETLRHVCERIARVQDFLGRRILMENPSSYLSFGHSEMSEWEFIAAMAERADCLLLLDVNNIYVSARNHGFDAGQYLARIPAERVWQIHLAGHSDYGDLVIDTHDHPVADPVWALYEEAIRHCGPVSTMIERDDAIPPLADLLDELQLARDAAGRALQDRGRKHAETLGTPEDLWA
- a CDS encoding zf-HC2 domain-containing protein, yielding MMNCRETSLLLSRRLDTPLSLRERIALRLHLMMCDGCRSFAAQMRWLHRATAELETRILGNASLKLSEPARTRIARALRDGRH